The DNA sequence CGTTCCTCGTCACGCTCGCGGTCTGCGTCCCGCTCACGCTCGCGGTCGCGTGGGCGTTCGCCGCGGTCTTCGAGCTGCCGTTCCAGCGGCACCGCGGCTGGGCCGCGCTGCGCGCCGCGGTCCGCGCCCGGCTCGCCCGCCGCCGGGCCTGAGGCCCGGCCGGTCACCGGAGGATCCCGGCGATGCGGAGCAGCTTGCGGGCCCGGTGCACGAACTGGCGCCGCTCCCGGCGGGCGTACATGCGCACGATCGCGGCGCGGGCCCGCCGCCGCTGCTCCGGGGTGAGGTCGGCGGTGCGGATCCAGCCGAGCAGCTCGCGGAACTGCAGCGTGTTGGAGAAGTGGGACTGCCAGGACGGCACGCCGAGGCGGCGGGCGACCACGCCGATGCGCTCGAGCTTCCAGTGCCGGTGGGCGAGCACCTCCGGCACGTGGCCCCACGGCCCGGCGAGCGCGAGCTTGCAGGCGAACACCTCGTCCTCGCGCAGCATGTTCCGGCGCGGGATCGCGGCCACCGGGGCGCGCCGCACCATGCCGTAGAGCGGGTCGATGAGCAGGTGGCTCTCGTTGAGCAGCCGGAGCATCTCGCCGAGCCGCTCCACCGGGTCGTCCGAGCGCAGCGCGGTGCCGGTGTAGTCGCCGCTCGCCACCTTGCCGTCCGGCCCGGTGTAGGCGATCCGGCTGGTGACGAGGACGAGCCGGGGGTCGGCGGCGAACTCGCGCAGCAGCCGGGAGACGTAGCACGGCTCGAGCCGGTCGTCGTCGCCGATCCACCGGAAGTACTCGCCCCGGGCGAGCCGGATCGTCGCGATGAAGTTGTTGAGCAAACCGATGTTGCGCGGCTGGCGGTGGTAGACCACGCGGGGGTCGGTGGCCGCGAGGTCGCGGCACACCTCCTCGGTCCGGTCGGTCGACGCGTTGTCGCTGATCACCAGCTCGATCCGGCCGTGGTCCTGGGCGAGCACCGAGCGGATCACGCCCTCCACCCGGTCGGCGGCGTTGCGCACCGGTAGGCCGATGGACACCAGCGTGCCGGGGCCTGGAGCTACGGTCATGGACACCTCTCACCGGGTGGAGACGGAACGATCACGGAACCGGGCCGGCAGCATGCCGCCGGCCCACGCCAGGGCCGCGCGCGGCACCGTGACGAGCACGTACGCGAGCAGCCCCAGGCCGCCCGCCAGGCACAGCTCGGCGAACGCGTTCCCGCCCAGCCACCGCGCCAGGGACGACGCGCCGAGCGCGACCGCGCCGCAGGCCAGCCCGCCGAGCAGCGGCCGGGCCAGCGCGGGCAGCACCGGGCCGACGCGCACCCCGGTACGGCGCAGCGCGAGCGCGGCGAGCGGCAGCGCGACGAACACGGCCGCGGCGGCGTTGCCGATCGCCGCGCCGCGGATGCCGTCGAGGTGCGCCCCGGCGATGATCGCGGGCACGAGCGCCACGCCGTACCCGAGGTTCATCCACACCGTCGCCTTGGTCGCCCCCTGCGAGGTGAGGATGTCGAACGCGAACGAGGTGAGCATGCGGGCGAGCATGAGCACCGCGAGGAAGCGCAGCACCCCGGCCGACATCTCCCACTTGGCGCCGTAGAGGAACACCACGATCGGGTGGGCGAGGGTGGCCATGAGCACCGCCACCGGCAGCACCGCGGCCACCAGCAGCGGCACCGAGCGGGCCACGCCCTCCTGCAGCGTCGCCGTGTCGCGCTCGGCGAGCCGGGAGAAGCCGGGGATCGACACGTACCGGATCGCGGTGCCGATCAGCCCCGGCACCCAGCTCGAGATGTTGAACGCGAGCAGGTAGTAGCCGAGCAGCTCCTCGTCGAGCACCGCGCCGACGATCACGTAGCCGACGTTGAGCAGCACCGCCTCCAGCCCGGTCCCGGCCGCCGACGGGATGCCGAACCGCAGCAGCCGCCCGGCGACCGCCCGGTCGAATCCCAGCCGGAACGGCACCCGCGCCGCGGCGAGCACCACCACGCCGGTCACCACCGCGCCGCAGAGCTGACCCCAGGCGAAGCTGTACGGCCCGGCCCCGTTCGCGGCGAGGGTGATCGCCACCGCGGCGTTCACCGTGAAGCCCGCGAGGATCGCGCCGGAGAGCCGGTCGTGCTGGAAGCGGCGCATGAGCGCGCCGCTGCGCACCGCGGTGACCCCCTCGACGAGGATCACCGCGGTGAGGATGCGCACCACCGGGGCGGCGTCCGGGTTCCCGGCGAGCGTGGCGAACGCCGGGGCGCCGGCCCAGAACACCGCGTACAGCGTGGTCGCCGAGATCAGGGCGAGCGTCGTCGCGGTCGGCGCCATCTCGGCGAGCCGCCCCCGCCACTGCACGGTCGCCGCGATGATCCCGACGTCCTTGATCGTCATCACGAACTGGGTGGCGGCGAGCGCGACCGCGTACACGCCGAAGTCCTCGGGCACGAGCAGGCGGGCGAGCACGAGGCTCATCACGAACGAGCCCGCCTTCATCACCACGTTGCCGAGCAGGCTCCACCGCAGCCCGCGCCCGGCCTTGCGCCCGATGGTCCGTACCGCGGCGCCCGCGCCGCCCTCCCCCGCGGCGCCCGCGCCGCCCTCCCCCGCGGCGCCGTCCGCCGGGACGGCGGTGTCCGTGGTCTCAGCCATCGCCGCGCCGGTCCTCGGCGTCCGCCCGATCCCGCCCCGGTACGGCGGCCCGCGGCGGGCCGCCCGCGGTGTCGTTCGGTGTGCCGTTCGTGGTGACGGCACCGTTCGCCCTGCCGTTCGCCGTGCCGGTCACGGCGGAGTTCGCCGCGGCGCCGCCGGGCTCGGAGACCCGCTCCAGCCAGATCTCCCGCCAGAACGGCACGAACTCCCGCGGGCAGTTGAGGTTGTACACGCCCGCGCAGACCACGCCCTCGAGCACGATGCACGGGTTCTTCATCCGCAGCATGCGGCCGGTGCGCTCGTCGATGCACCGCTCGACCCGGGCGGCGACCCGGGCGACCCGGCCGCAGTAGCGGGCCATCTCCTCCTCGAACCCCAGGCCCCGGTTGAGCAGGTCCTTGTTGAGCGTGGGGAGGATCTCCTCCTTCGGCTTGACCCGCACCAGCTCGCCCGGTCGCAGGCCGAGGTGCGCGGTCGGGGTCGGGCCGACCGCGGTGCCCTTGACGAAGCCCCAGCGCAGCCCGCCCTTGATGCGCAGCCACGGCGGCAGCACCCGGGTGCTGAGGTGCTGGAAGCGGTTGAACAGACCGATCAGGATGCCGCGCAGCGTGGCGAGCACGCCCGCGTTGCCGGTGCGCACGTCCCACACGTACTGGCGCAGGTCGCGGAACGGCAGGCGTTCCGGCGCGGCGCGGAGCAGCTCGGTCGCCTGGCAGCGGTAGCGCACCTCGCCGTCCGGGCCGGGCGGCCTGCGGGTGTTCGCCGCCAGCAGCTCTTCGAGCCGCCGCCGGGCCTGCTCCTCCCGCGCGGCCTCCTCCGGCGAGGGGGCGGCGCCGTTCCGCAGGGCGTCGCCGGGGTCCACGCGGCGGAGCCATTCCTCCTTCCAGTAGAGCGAGCAGGCGGTCTGGCAGCCGCCGTGCGCCGCGCCGTCGCACCGCGCCCCGGTCAGGTGCACGGCACCCGCCATGCGCCGCAGGCCGCTGCGCTCGATCGTGTCGCAGAGCTTGTGCGCCACCTTGTGCACGACCAGCCGCTGCCCGCAGAACCGCAGCATCTCCGGCATGAACGGCAGGCCGTCGAGTTCGCCGCGCTCGTCGAGGGTGGCGAGGATCTCGGCCGCGCCGCGGACCTCGACCACGTCGCCGACCCGTAACGCGGCGGGCAGACCGGCGCGCCGTGCCGCGGTTCGGTCGCGCCGGGGAGTCGCGTTCAGCATTCCTTCACCGGTTCCAGCAGGGTGGCGTCGCACAGCGCACGCGCCGCGTCCGCCACGACGTCGAAGGGCAGTCCGGACCGCTCGGCGATGTCGAGCAGCCCGTGGTCACCGTCGGAGAGGTTGAGCACCCAGAGCATCGCCATCTGGGCCTGTTTGGTGTCGCTGCGCCCGCCGAGCGAGTCGTACAGGCCACGGCGGCCGAGCTGCGGCTCGCCGTACGGGCTGAGGTTGAGGTACCGCCGGTCGCGCTCGAGCACCTGGAGGATCTCCCAGACGGTCTCGAGCGTGTCCCGCATCGCCTCCTCGGTGACGAAGTCGAGGTCGTCGCCCGAGGTGTGGTACTCGGGGTAGCGCCCGTACGGCGTGCGGGTGAGCGAGCCGACGCCGAGGTTGAACCCGGGCGAGCAGTACTGCCGCTCGTCGTAGCCGTACGGGGAG is a window from the Thermopolyspora flexuosa genome containing:
- a CDS encoding glycosyltransferase family 2 protein, giving the protein MTVAPGPGTLVSIGLPVRNAADRVEGVIRSVLAQDHGRIELVISDNASTDRTEEVCRDLAATDPRVVYHRQPRNIGLLNNFIATIRLARGEYFRWIGDDDRLEPCYVSRLLREFAADPRLVLVTSRIAYTGPDGKVASGDYTGTALRSDDPVERLGEMLRLLNESHLLIDPLYGMVRRAPVAAIPRRNMLREDEVFACKLALAGPWGHVPEVLAHRHWKLERIGVVARRLGVPSWQSHFSNTLQFRELLGWIRTADLTPEQRRRARAAIVRMYARRERRQFVHRARKLLRIAGILR
- a CDS encoding oligosaccharide flippase family protein — encoded protein: MAETTDTAVPADGAAGEGGAGAAGEGGAGAAVRTIGRKAGRGLRWSLLGNVVMKAGSFVMSLVLARLLVPEDFGVYAVALAATQFVMTIKDVGIIAATVQWRGRLAEMAPTATTLALISATTLYAVFWAGAPAFATLAGNPDAAPVVRILTAVILVEGVTAVRSGALMRRFQHDRLSGAILAGFTVNAAVAITLAANGAGPYSFAWGQLCGAVVTGVVVLAAARVPFRLGFDRAVAGRLLRFGIPSAAGTGLEAVLLNVGYVIVGAVLDEELLGYYLLAFNISSWVPGLIGTAIRYVSIPGFSRLAERDTATLQEGVARSVPLLVAAVLPVAVLMATLAHPIVVFLYGAKWEMSAGVLRFLAVLMLARMLTSFAFDILTSQGATKATVWMNLGYGVALVPAIIAGAHLDGIRGAAIGNAAAAVFVALPLAALALRRTGVRVGPVLPALARPLLGGLACGAVALGASSLARWLGGNAFAELCLAGGLGLLAYVLVTVPRAALAWAGGMLPARFRDRSVSTR